TgtaatgtgtatgagtattttgcctgcgtgtgtgtgtgtgtgtgtgtgtgtgtgtgtgtgtgtgtgtgtgtgttccatgtatGTGTCTGGTGTCCCTGAAGGCTAACGAGGGGCATCGGatcacctgggactggagttgcgggttggttgtgagccatcatgtaggtgttggaactgaacctgtgtcctcagcATGAGCatcaagcgctcttaaccactgagccatctctccagctcagaggGTTGTATTCTTGGGTGATGGAAGGTAGACATAAAAATATGATGAATGCCCTCTATTAGTAATTTCTGCATAGTTTAATGAATATGACTATGTAATGATATTGTACACACTTGAACATTATTTAATTCTGGTGTGAAATACATTAtttcactgggtggtggtggtgcacacctttaatcccagaacttgggaggtagaggcaggcagatttctgtgagtttgaggccagcctggtctacagaggatgttctaggacagccaaggatacacagagaaaccctgtctcaaaaaaaaaaaaaaaaccccaaaaacaaacaaacaaacaaaagacaacaacaaaaatcattacttcatttttctaaatagaagaaaagcatgagaagaaaagctgggtgtggggccactcacttttaatcccaggactccagatggttgcaagccaccacaacggtgctgggaactgaacccaggtcctctggaaaagcagccttaACTattgagtcttctctccagcccccaaatcatGACTTGGGTTTTGgtatttttgaaacagtctccTGTAGCattggctggtctcaaactcagaggctgcccttgaactcctcaCCCTcttacctctacctcctgaaggCTTGAATAAGCACCACCACATCTTGGCTGATGTATTTAAGTTGCATGTATTGGTTGCATATGGCCTGATATTTTGAAACATATGTAGTTTATGGGATGGCTAATACAACACATGTTTTTaccttgaccttttttttttttccctcgtaATCTTCCTCTTTCAGCACCAGCTGTGCATCGCAGAGATCTTTCAGGGTCTAGACATATTGAAGAATCAAACTGCCCGTGGGGGTACCGTGGAAACGCTATTCCAAAACTTGTCactaataaagaaatacattgaCCGCCAAAAAGTAAGTGCCCCAGGAACCCTGTGAGCCTGGCTGCAGCTGTTTTCTCCGGGAGCCTACCAAAGTCTGTTCTTTTCCCCAGGAGAAGTGTGGTGAGGAGAGACGGAGAACGCGCCAGTTTCTGGATTACCTGCAGGAATTCCTTGGCGTCATGAGTACAGAATGGACAATGGACGGCTGAGgttgaggtggctcagtggagaCAGGACTTCAGGctttaagttaaattttaaacAGATGCATAAAACACACAATTGTACAAATGAAGGGGTTACCATATGCTGTTTCCGTTCACATTCACATCATGTAGTCAAGCTAAGCCTATATGTGTCCTCAAACATTGATCATTTACATGTGACAAAATATTTAACTTTCTTCTTGTGTTTGTATAACAGAAAttcccatagcccaggctggcctcaccttgtaaagtagccaaggatgaccttgaacttctgatcctcctgcctcctcctcctgagtgctaagatgaaaGACATTCACCATTGTGACTAGTTTAGGTGGCACTGGGGATGGAATCCGGGGTGTTGTGTGTGCTACAGACTGAGTTATATTCCCAAGCCCTTatccccttttttgagacagggtctcttattccaggctgaccttgaactcagcgGGTAGCTGAGgcgactttgaactcttgatccaggaggaagcaggaggatcacacgCCCCACGTCAACATCCTTTTTCTTAGCCCTTTGAGGTGAAAGGAACTCAATATTCTCTTCTCGAGGGATGCCACACCAGAGCTTCCTGCTCCTAAGAGCAATGTAATACCCCCTAGTCAAACTCTCCTCAACTCCCCGCTACTTGCCCCAGCCTCTGACAACCCCATTTCTACTCTCCTCAATCTCTACAAGGTTAACTTTTCTTATGTTCTATGCATGAATCAGATTGTGCCATGATCGTCTCTCTGTGCCTGGGGTAACCAGAttctggagaaggaagggggcttCTTCTTGTAGTGAGGAGAGCCAGCCACATGTCGGGGGCCTTACTTTTCAGTGTAACTGAACTTAAGAAGCAAAGTAAATACTTCGCATATACTGCAACCTTGCTCCCCCACAGGAGCAGAAAGCATCAGATGGTTGAGGTGTGATTCAGCTATGAGGGCCCCTGAAGGAGACTCCTCCAGTGTACTCCAGGAAAAGATGAGATGTATGGTTTTATTTAAGTCTGTGAGATCCTTATATTATTTATGACATGTTTAAGGATTCAGTAAGTTAATATTTATTGCGATGTATGCAAGATTCTAATAAAGCAAAAGGGACAACTCTGATTCAGTTTGTTACTGGTCTGTCCTAATGCTGGGTGTGTATGGATGGGGTCCCTGCATGGTCTTCAGAGGAGGGGCTGAGTATGTGTTGGATGGGCaatcccccgccccctccttaGAGTTGCTGGGAGCACTAAGGGTGGAAGTGAGCCACCAGGACATGGTAGAGATCCTGGGAGCAGGGACAAGGGCTGGGGCTGAGCCTGGATCTCCCTGGGCAGCTGTATGGCCAGATGGCTTGGGGTGAGCAGCAGAGGGATGGAGGTGAGGATTGGTGACCAGGAGATGCTCCATTGATGAAGGGCTAAGTGTGGCAGCATGGGGATCTGAGGCCGAGATCCAAACCCCCTgggagaaagctgggtgtggtgggggcaCTCATGGACGCCCAtcatcgggaggcagaggcagccacttcCCTGGGGCTCTCTAGTTAGCTGACCTAGATGAACTGAGTGCTGGACcagtgagagacgctgtctcacaGAGCAAGGCAAATGGTGTCCTGAGGAAGGGACACCTGATGTTAACTCTGGCTTCTATTttcatggggggagggagggggagagagagggagacagagacagacagacagacagacagaaggacagaatgAATATGTGTCCTTCCTCCAGGCCTGTATCTAGAATTATTGTGTGTGTCAAGGCTCCCCCTGGAAGGCGGCCAGTGTGGGAAGCTGTAGCTTGATTTCTCCCAGCTGATAAGAATTTGGCCAATCAGGCTCAGCACCAGTCCATGAAGGAGGCTGGAAATGCTCTTGTAGATGGCCCCTGTGGCTTGGGGGAGTTCTCTCTCCCGCAAGCTGGGTGTCatgtcccctgcccccacctcagcAGCAAGAGTCACTTACAGTTCACATGTCACTGTTGGACCTGTGAGTGACCTCTGTGCCTCACTCACTACAGGTCAGGCTCTGTTCCAGGCCATATAAGGGTCACCTCTGTTTTCCCCCAACccaacactgtcttaaaaaaaaaaaggcacctaGACACTTCCAGCTCTTCATTCATTCTGAAAGTATAAACATTGTGAAATGTCTGTGTACACATGctatacatgcatgcacttgtGGAAGTCTAAGGAGGGCAGTGGGTACCTTCCCCTTACCACTCACCACCTCATTCCTTTGAGAGGGTCTCTTCCTGAACATGGAGTTTTTCACTTTTTAGCCAGTGATGCCCAGTGATCCTCCCGTCTCTTCCTGCTCAGCCcttgctggagttacaggcgcaTGGTcatggctttttacatgggctaGGGAGCCAGACTCAACACAGCCAGGGCTCACACCCAGTGGAGCAGCTCCTGGCTCCTTAgtatggttttgggttttttttgtttgtttgtttgttgtttcgagacagggtttctctgtatagccctggctgtcctagacttgctttgtagaccaggctggcctctaactcacagagatctgcctgcctctgcctccctgagtgctgggattaaaggaatgagccaccacgcccaacttagtatttttttttaacatgtaaaaatattaaactgcagcctggtctacaaagcgagtccaggacagccaaggctacacagagaaaccctgtctcaaaaacaaacaaacaaacaaaaaaaacccaaaacacaaacatgttAAACTGTAACATAAATTTTTAacatgtaacatttaaaaattgtgataaaggCATGCAATTATTTATGCCTTTTTTAAACctatgagtttatttttatttttcttgagaatttcatacctcTGTGTGATAGATTTTGATTGTAGTGGATTGTAGCGCAAGAGTGGTTCTGCTCTGACTTCTCCTGGACTCCTAACATGTCCCTTCCTCCCAATTTCAaatcctcctccttttttttttttttttttttttttttttggctttttgaaacagggtttctctgtgtagccctggctgtcctggaactcactctgtagaccaggctggcctcgaactcacagagctccacctgcctctgcctcctgagtgctgggattaaaggtgtgcgtcaccaccaccaggctaaaTTCTGTACTTCTTCATGTCTGTATCTCCCATCTGTCTGTTGCATGAGTCTGAATCTGTAGCTGCCTAGAAACTGGTTTATgaatctgtctgtccctgtgtctgtggtgtgtttgtgtgtatctgtacctaacagacacagggtttctctgtatagccctggctgtcctggaactcgatctatagtctaggctggcctcgaactcacagatcctcctgcctctgcctccctagtgttgggattagaggccaCTCTACTATGCCCCTCTagcagtcttttttgtttgtttggttggttggttttggttttttgagacagagtttctctgtgtagccttggctgtcctggactagccttgtggtccaggctggcctcgaactcacagtgatccacctgcttctggctccccgagtgctgggattaaaggcgtgcaccaccacacctggccttcctCTAGCAGTCTTAAGCGACCTCAGGGTGTGAGCTCAGCAAAAGTTCCAGTCTCTAAGAATGTAAGAGATGTTTTCATAATATTGGACCACCATATTTTCTGCCCTTagcaggcaccaggaacacatgtaatgtatgtgtgtgtgtgtgtgtgtgtgtgtgtatgaaatttcatacatataaaataaatgaatctttaaaaattcaaagaaacaaaacaaaaggttgaAGGTTAAATTGGAGACATGGCAGATGTCTGTGATTCCAGCTCTCAGTGAGCTGATGAGGGAAGAGTGTGAAATACAGGTCAGTccaagctacacagtgagtttgaggccagcctaagttaCATAGTAAAGCTTTGTCTCAAAGAAGAATGCAATAATTTCGggaagataaaaatttaaaagataaaaagtttTCACTGTAAACACTATGGAAAAATCACCTATGGAAAAACACTCAAGGTTAAAAATGGTTATTGGAGAGCTATTACTCAGTAGGATTAAGGGCTCTTAATCCAGCACTCCTGAATTTGTATACTTTCTTTTTTGACATgctcccatgtagcccaggttagcctcaaattctTAATATAGCTAAAGATAAACTTGAATTGTTGACCCAGGTTCTGAGTGCTGAGCTTGTAGGCAGTGCCAAAGAACCTGGCTCATGCCATGCTATGAATTGAACCCAGCCCTTCAggcatgttaggcaaacactaCCAATTCTGCTATGTACCCAGATCCATCTGTGCCTTTCTGTACACTCTTCTGCATGTTTTGGTACAActctccctgttttttttttttaatgtggattttaTTTgctatgtgtataggtgttttgcttaAATTGTGTCTACCACATGTATTTGTGAtgtccacaaaggccagaaaagggcgtcagatcccctgaactggagttacagacagttgtgagttgccatatgggtgctagaatcaaactcaggtcttctgcaagggcagccagccagtgctcttaaccactgggccatctctccatccccaagatatttttgtttatgtatatgttatGTATCTGGGGAAGGTATGTGTACTGAGGGGCAGATGCCTACAGATGCGGTCAGATCCTTGGGAATTGGAGTTAGAAGTGGTTATGAACAAAATTCtggatgtgggtcctgggagccaGACTTGGGTTCTCTGTAAAAGCATAAGCAgcactcttaagtgctgagccattttctcagttcTGGCAGTTGTGTTTTCCTGCCCATCGTCTCACTGTTGACCCAACACTGACCCATCATTATGACTCCAAGTTCAAAGTTTACTTACACTCACCCTTGGTGGTGTGGGTACAAGACCCATAGAATACAGTGTTCCACAATATGTAGAGTGACACATCACCTCGACTGTAGTCATGCCCAGTCATTTCACTGACCTCCTGTTCTCTGCCCATTCATTCTTGCCTGTCCCCGAGGGCTGATAACAACTGCTACTGTGTTGTGTCAATAGCTTTAATGTTTCCATAATAATGCATGTATAGACTTTTCAGGTTGGCTCCCTTCACTCAGTAATTCATGTTTAGGCTTCCTATGTGgctgtatgcatatgtgtcttACCCAGCGTTTTTCTATATAGCCtacagtggccttgaactcacaatcctcctgacTTAGCCACTATGCATGGCCCTCCATGCCTTTCATGATGGGCcctgtcttccctttctcccctcccctgccttctcaGGATAAGAGTTCAAGACTTTGAACATGCTAGGTCAGCACTCTGCCACAGAGAAACATCTCCAAGTCtcttaattcttcttcttcttcttcttcttcttcttcttcttcttcttcttcttcttcttcttcttcttcttcttcttttctctctctctctctctctctctctatatatatatatatatatatatatatataaatttgtttGAGTCAAGGTCGCCTCTCACTGCACTCCCTAATTGAAACTTAGCAGTTGAGCTGAGTTTGCTGCCTAGCAAGCCCCAATGAGCCTCCTGTTCCGTTCCCCtggccccagcactggggttacggATGTGTGCCCACACTGCCCGGCTTTTGCACATGGGTGCCCGGGTCCTCATGCCGAGCCATTACCCAGCCCCTCTCGTTTTCTTTCTACCACTGAACTTAACGTTCTACTGTCTGGATGCCCCCACGATGGGCATACCTCCAGTAAATGGAAATGTGGTTGCTTCCACATTTGGAGATGATAAATTAGGCCGCTATGACCATCCTCATGTAGGCTTTCAATCAATGTACATTTTCCTCTCATTTGGATAGTAGACAAAGAACACAGTCTGTGGAGTCTGGT
The genomic region above belongs to Acomys russatus chromosome 25, mAcoRus1.1, whole genome shotgun sequence and contains:
- the Il5 gene encoding interleukin-5, translating into MRVLLHLSFLTLPCVWAIAMEIPMSAVVKETLIQLSAHRALLTSNETVRLPVPTHKNHQLCIAEIFQGLDILKNQTARGGTVETLFQNLSLIKKYIDRQKEKCGEERRRTRQFLDYLQEFLGVMSTEWTMDG